A single window of Bacillota bacterium DNA harbors:
- a CDS encoding SEC-C domain-containing protein: protein MSKIGRNEPCPCGSGKKYKKCCIDKPEQDIMREGFLQRLKSLWTYEKVSKMSTAEIIQRLESIGIPFDKDAFLRDIEKFYSAEQISENWFKNFRVTAKGRDEDFPWLAAWILWERLAPTHILSMEQMNDLIDEGFELLSKNDSKKACDVWLKVWEALKYRFKPEYKNLDFLDKQYNGSFFIRNFCQDLENELHNAALDDKTYFEKRINYCREFCDYFPDEHELIIHNMRRSIAESYSCMYNYEQAELEYKKLVQDYPDNPWGYIGWGDMYFFDMKKDYAKAKEFYEKALAIAKDKTDIIAVQERLEDLENETRI from the coding sequence ATGAGTAAAATAGGCAGAAACGAGCCTTGCCCTTGTGGAAGCGGGAAGAAATATAAGAAATGTTGTATTGATAAGCCTGAACAGGATATTATGAGAGAAGGCTTTTTACAACGTTTAAAAAGTCTTTGGACATATGAAAAAGTAAGCAAAATGAGCACTGCTGAAATAATTCAACGGTTAGAAAGTATCGGTATCCCGTTTGATAAAGATGCTTTTTTAAGAGATATAGAAAAATTCTATTCAGCAGAACAAATTTCAGAGAATTGGTTTAAGAATTTTAGAGTAACGGCAAAAGGTAGGGATGAAGATTTTCCTTGGCTTGCTGCATGGATTTTATGGGAGAGATTAGCACCAACACATATATTGTCAATGGAGCAAATGAATGATTTGATTGATGAGGGTTTTGAACTTTTATCAAAAAATGATTCTAAAAAAGCCTGCGATGTTTGGTTAAAAGTATGGGAAGCACTAAAGTATAGATTTAAACCAGAATACAAAAACCTGGATTTTTTGGACAAGCAGTATAATGGAAGCTTTTTTATAAGAAACTTTTGTCAAGACCTCGAAAATGAATTACATAATGCTGCTTTGGATGATAAAACTTATTTTGAAAAAAGAATTAATTATTGTAGAGAATTTTGTGACTATTTCCCTGATGAACATGAATTAATTATTCATAATATGAGACGTTCCATTGCAGAATCATACTCTTGCATGTATAATTATGAACAGGCTGAATTGGAATATAAAAAGTTAGTGCAAGACTATCCCGATAATCCTTGGGGATATATTGGATGGGGGGATATGTATTTTTTCGACATGAAAAAAGATTATGCTAAAGCCAAAGAATTTTATGAAAAAGCCTTAGCTATAGCGAAAGACAAAACAGATATAATTGCTGTGCAGGAAAGACTGGAAGATTTAGAAAATGAAACGAGAATCTAA
- a CDS encoding response regulator transcription factor codes for MRILIVDDDKLVCASLKTILEADREIKVVGTVYSGQQAVDLYLDLRPDVLLMDIRMDGMTGIEAAEIIIEKDKNAKILFLTTFSDNEYIAKAFQIGAKGYILKQNFESIIPSVKAVYMGQRVFGDEIITKIPGFKGDTRKDGINSFNINSFNLTEKEIEIITLVANGLSNKEISETLYLSEGTVRNYISVILEKLNLRDRTQLAIFYYKHKL; via the coding sequence TTGAGAATATTGATTGTGGATGACGACAAGCTGGTTTGTGCTTCCTTAAAAACCATATTGGAAGCCGACAGGGAAATTAAAGTAGTGGGGACAGTATATAGCGGCCAGCAGGCTGTGGATCTCTACCTGGACTTAAGGCCTGATGTTTTGCTGATGGATATCAGGATGGATGGTATGACGGGGATAGAAGCTGCTGAAATAATAATAGAAAAAGATAAAAACGCAAAGATTCTTTTTTTAACCACCTTTTCAGATAATGAATATATAGCAAAAGCCTTTCAAATTGGAGCAAAAGGCTATATTTTAAAGCAGAATTTTGAAAGCATAATTCCATCGGTCAAGGCTGTTTATATGGGACAGAGGGTATTCGGTGACGAAATAATTACGAAAATCCCGGGATTTAAGGGTGATACCCGTAAAGATGGCATAAATAGTTTTAACATCAATAGTTTTAATTTGACCGAAAAAGAAATTGAAATAATCACACTGGTAGCAAATGGGCTGTCAAATAAGGAGATTTCAGAGACACTGTACCTGAGTGAAGGAACGGTGCGGAATTATATAAGTGTTATCCTTGAGAAGCTGAACTTAAGAGACAGAACCCAGCTTGCAATTTTTTATTATAAGCATAAATTATGA
- a CDS encoding two-component sensor histidine kinase, translating into MSIQLKKQNRALIENQDNERTLATINERNRIAREIHDNVGHLLSSAILQSGALLTINQDEKVRNGLEALNNTLSLAMNSIRTSVHELYDESIDLNAEIEKIIDQFTFCEISYDYHINSTPEKKLKYAFISIVKEALSNIMKHSNATHTSITFREHPAFYQLIIRDNGSVKGYNIEDGLGLRNMIDRVHSFNGNINIITENGFEIFISIPKEVPQT; encoded by the coding sequence ATGTCGATCCAATTGAAGAAACAGAACAGGGCCTTGATTGAAAATCAGGATAATGAACGGACCCTCGCAACCATAAACGAACGGAACCGTATTGCCCGGGAAATTCACGACAATGTGGGACATTTGCTGTCGAGCGCTATTCTACAGTCCGGTGCGCTCCTTACCATTAATCAGGATGAAAAAGTCAGAAATGGTCTTGAAGCCCTCAATAATACGTTGTCTCTAGCGATGAACAGCATAAGAACCAGTGTCCACGAGTTGTATGATGAATCCATTGATCTTAATGCCGAAATAGAAAAAATAATAGATCAATTTACCTTCTGTGAGATAAGCTATGATTATCATATCAATAGCACACCGGAAAAAAAGCTTAAATACGCATTTATTTCCATTGTAAAAGAAGCTTTATCCAATATAATGAAGCATTCAAACGCGACCCATACTTCCATTACATTCAGGGAACACCCGGCATTTTACCAGCTCATTATAAGGGATAACGGTTCGGTGAAAGGCTACAATATTGAAGACGGCCTGGGGCTTAGAAATATGATTGACAGGGTACATTCATTTAACGGGAATATCAATATAATAACAGAAAACGGTTTTGAAATTTTTATTTCCATTCCGAAGGAGGTACCACAAACTTGA